In Miscanthus floridulus cultivar M001 chromosome 5, ASM1932011v1, whole genome shotgun sequence, one genomic interval encodes:
- the LOC136452684 gene encoding LOW QUALITY PROTEIN: pentatricopeptide repeat-containing protein At1g30610, chloroplastic-like (The sequence of the model RefSeq protein was modified relative to this genomic sequence to represent the inferred CDS: inserted 2 bases in 1 codon): MSAPPNASMGLLSLGGCGALLPSPQPHSCHGRGFLIPERSVSMLPLCWGLARKRGWVLDSRSDGAVASGEVGAGLSELQHIEKELTFSPTFTDYVKIMESVKLDRSKNLHGPDLDGWSSRRRFAGDDRQTNRRSGVARNKPFERNQGPRRDLAKDENQKDVTGFVDKRAMGHVKNSRRREGEVEDYVQRRIIRGDTRGNGGNGQFSSPVKAKDTRGSMSVHQLVRNRQAQSVAGNDLQGRATYTPSGTSALPNSNISSKNAKVQMGKHDYXRTSSSIDFKYPGETFSNAEVNADSNVQRNQQRVESLGRNFLVRRLGEIDIDSKKSTVSKIYRSAQATPEHDSHSSDNLESDEPRTVQLHRGANVKMRKFVRRDVEATDFDDRAAFKTFEVFTDVRNRPRILRMEMEERIQKLASRLNATDVNTPEWKFSKMIHDAKIKFSDHSILRIVQMLGRYGNWKRVLQVVEWLQSRERFKSYKSRYIYTTVLDVLGKAKRPLEALNVFYSMQNQLSSYPDMAAYHCIAVTLGQAGLVKELFDVIDCMRSPPRKKFKLCPLQNWDPRLEPDLIVYNAVLNTCVQQKQWEGAFWVLQQLKEKNIRPTNSTYGLVMEVMLVCGKYNLVYEFFNKVEKSSIPGALNYKVLVNALWREGKIDEAVMAVKDMESRGIVGSASLYYDLARCLCSGGRCKEALLQVVKICKVANKPLVVTYTGLVQTCIDNGGMENAKYIFNHMCNYCSPNTVTCNIMLKSYIKHGMLEDAKDLLHDILNCRIRSKADSSQVATADKFTFNTFMEACAAAKRWNDFEYAFREMLLNGYHFDERRHLRMVLDAYRHGKEKLLDDLWRYLCHHSRVPPTPVIMERFCLKLIQGDTFAAISCVSSFQEGKICNISSMSWLNLLNRNADRLKEEHIIKLAHELNSLVSSRSSSDSITLYQKILSSCTAFLSGATVVEKAPSDQQMALQKS, from the exons ATGTCGGCGCCACCGAATGCTAGCATGGGACTGCTCAGTTTGGGTGGCTGCGGGGCTCTCCTCCCCAGTCCGCAGCCTCATTCATGCCATGGCCGCGGGTTCTTGATTCCCGAGAGGAGCGTCTCCATGTTGCCACTGTGCTGGGGTTTGGCGAGGAAGAGGGGCTGGGTTCTTGATTCAAGAAGTGACGGCGCTGTGGCTAGTGGCGAGGTCGGCGCTGGGTTGTCGGAGCTTCAGCACATCGAGAAGGAGCTGACGTTCAGCCCAACTTTCACTGACTATGTGAAAATCATGGAGTCGGTGAAGTTGGACAGGAGCAAGAATTTACATGGCCCCGATTTGGATGGCTGGAGCTCGAGGAGAAGGTTCGCGGGTGATGACCGACAAACGAATAGGAGGTCTGGTGTTGCAAGGAATAAACCATTTGAAAGGAATCAGGGGCCTCGGAGGGACTTGGCAAAGGATGAGAATCAGAAGGATGTTACGGGATTTGTGGATAAAAGAGCAATGGGACATGTAAAAAATAGCCGTCGCAGGGAAGGAGAGGTCGAAGACTATGTACAGAGAAGAATAATTCGTGGTGACACGAGAGGAAATGGAGGAAATGGGCAGTTCTCATCACCTGTGAAGGCTAAAGATACTAGGGGTAGTATGTCTGTTCATCAGTTGGTGAGGAACAGACAGGCTCAGTCAGTTGCAGGGAACGATTTACAAGGGCGAGCAACGTATACTCCATCTGGGACTTCTGCCCTTCCGAATAGCAACATTTCATCAAAGAATGCTAAGGTTCAAATGGGAAAACATGACTA TAGGACAAGTAGTAGTATAGACTTCAAATATCCTGGAGAGACATTTTCCAATGCTGAGGTCAACGCCGACAGCAACGTTCAAAGAAACCAGCAAAGAGTGGAGAGCTTAGGGAGAAACTTTTTAGTGCGTAGGCTTGGAGAGATTGACATAGACTCTAAGAAGTCTACTGTAAGCAAAATTTATAGGAGTGCACAGGCAACGCCTGAGCATGATAGCCATTCAAGTGATAATTTGGAGAGTGATGAGCCTAGAACGGTTCAATTGCATAGAGGAGCAAATGTTAAAATGAGGAAATTTGTTAGGAGGGATGTGGAAGCTACAGATTTTGATGATAGAGCTGCTTTCAAAACTTTTGAGGTATTTACTGATGTCAGGAATAGGCCACGGATCCTTCGAATGGAAATGGAAGAGAGAATCCAGAAGTTAGCTAGTCG GCTCAATGCTACAGATGTAAACACTCCAGAGTGGAAATTCTCCAAAATGATTCATGATGCAAAAATCAAATTCTCTGATCACTCTATCCTAAGGATCGTTCAAATGTTGGGGCGATATGGAAATTGGAAACGTGTTTTGCAAGTTGTTGAATGGCTTCAGTCACGTGAAAGGTTCAAATCCTACAAGAGCAG GTATATTTACACAACAGTTCTCGATGTTCTAGGGAAGGCAAAGAGACCGCTCGAGGCATTGAATGTATTTTACAGCATGCAG AACCAATTGTCATCTTATCCTGACATGGCAGCTTATCATTGTATTGCTGTTACTCTTGGGCAAGCTGGTCTTGTGAAAGAACTATTTGATGTGATTGATTGCATGCGTTCTCCTCCTAGGAAGAAGTTCAAATTGTGCCCTCTTCAGAATTGGGATCCTCGCTTGGAACCAGACCTCATTGTATACAATGCG GTTTTGAATACTTGTGTGCAACAAAAGCAATGGGAAGGGGCATTTTGGGTACTGCAACAGTTGAAAGAGAAGAACATTCGTCCAACAAATTCAACATATGGTCTTGTTATGGAG GTGATGCTTGTCTGTGGAAAGTACAATTTGGTTTATGAGTTCTTCAATAAGGTGGAGAAATCATCAATACCTGGTGCTCTGAACTATAAAG TTCTTGTAAATGCACTTTGGAGAGAAGGAAAGATTGATGAAGCAGTAATGGCTGTGAAGGATATGGAAAGTCGTGGAATTGTTGGTTCTGCTAGTCTGTATTATGACCTAGCTCGATGCCTTTGCAGTGGAGGACGGTGCAAAGAAGCACTTCTCCAG GTTGTGAAGATATGCAAGGTTGCCAACAAACCGCTGGTTGTTACCTACACAGGACTCGTTCAGACTTGCATAGACAATGGTGGCATGGAAAATGCTAAATACATATTCAACCACATGTGCAACTACTGTTCACCTAATACTGTGACTTGCAACATCATGCTGAAGTCATACATTAAACATGGAATGCTCGAAGACGCGAAAGATCTGCTCCATGATATTCTGAATTGCAGGATAAGGAGTAAAGCGGATTCTAGTCAAGTGGCAACTGCTGACAAGTTTACTTTCAATACTTTCATGGAGGCCTGCGCTGCAGCAAAAAGGTGGAATGACTTTGAGTATGCATTTCGCGAGATGTTATTGAATGGGTACCATTTCGATGAGCGAAGGCACCTCCGTATGGTACTTGACGCTTATAGGCATGGAAAG GAAAAGCTGTTGGATGATCTGTGGCGCTACCTGTGCCATCACAGCCGTGTCCCACCCACCCCTGTCATAATGGAAAGATTCTGCCTAAAACTGATTCAGGGAGACACATTCGCGGCGATCTCCTGTGTCAGCAGCTTCCAGGAGGGCAAGATATGCAACATCTCCTCCATGTCGTGGCTCAATCTGCTGAACCGCAACGCGGATAGGCTGAAGGAGGAGCATATTATCAAGTTAGCTCATGAACTCAACAGCCTCGTTAGCTCAAGGAGTTCCTCTGATAGCATTACTCTGTACCAAAAAATTCTTAGTAGCTGTACAGCCTTCCTTTCTGGCGCCACCGTTGTAGAAAAGGCGCCTTCTGACCAACAGATGGCGTTACAGAAATCATAA
- the LOC136452685 gene encoding protein MALE DISCOVERER 1-like → MRRMDGFISSSLALVVLALHLAVDGCSAVNLEGSVLLKFQSRVEEDPYGAMVGWSPRDGDPCSWNGVRCVYGRVVMLNLKDLSLRGTLGPELGTLSHLRALVLSNNLFSGAIPKELSALAMLEILDLSNNNLSGEVPQEIAEMQSLRQLLLSNNCFQWPLIQHSYGNFDQENDFNIYDNLGRGNMNRRAENGLESGSSSQEDKKDTSNLSAQLPSQYAARNPAAQLSQRRLLQDSNLAAPSSANALVPAAVPVPSTGTGSFSAFSPNNAPVPAVNPPSSPPTVPSTTAEEVPGRRSIKWLYLIVVPLVALLIVIACMLLLCRTKSGTTIGPWKTGLSGQLQKAFVTGVPKLQRSELEGACEYFSNIVATYPQYTVYKGTLSSGVEIAVVSTMITSEKDWSKHSEGRFRKKIDSLSRINHKNYINLLGYCEEEEPFMRMMVMEYAPNGTLYEHLHVEGFDPIDWNGRMRIIMGVAYCTLHMHELSPPITHPELKSSAILLSEDGAAKIVDMSVWHEVYSRGNMPKDDDLVDHHERVAADPAGNVYSFGLLMLEIISGKPPYSEEKGSLSNLALECIRDNRSMSCLLDPNLKDHKEKDLEIICDLVQDCIQSDPKKRPTMREVTTRLREALSISPEAATPRLSPLWWAELEILSVEAS, encoded by the exons ATGCGAAGGATGGATGGCTTCATTTCGTCGTCGTTGGCGCTCGTCGTGCTGGCGCTTCATCTTGCCGTGGATGGCTGCTCGGCGGTCAACCTTGAAG GGTCGGTACTGCTCAAGTTCCAGTCAAGGGTGGAGGAGGATCCGTATGGCGCCATGGTGGGCTGGAGCCCGCGCGACGGCGACCCCTGCAGTTGGAACGGCGTGCGCTGCGTCTATGGCAGAGTTGTGATGTT AAATCTGAAGGATCTCTCCTTAAGAGGCACCCTAGGTCCAGAGCTAGGAACTCTTAGCCATCTGAGGGCTCT TGTACTCTCCAATAACTTATTCAGTGGAGCAATACCTAAGGAATTGAGTGCTCTTGCAATGTTGGAGATACTGGATTTAAGCAACAACAACTTGAGTGGGGAAGTTCCACAAGAGATAGCAGAAATGCAATCACTTAGGCAGTT ATTGCTTTCCAATAACTGCTTTCAGTGGCCTCTGATCCAACATTCCTATGGGAACTTTGATCAGGAAAATGatttcaatatttatgataatctCGGGAGGGGTAATATGAATCGAAGAGCTGAGAATGG GTTGGAATCTGGTTCTTCCTCACAGGAGGACAAAAAGGACACTAGCAACCTTTCTG CTCAACTTCCTTCACAATACGCAGCAAGAAATCCAGCAGCACAGCTTAGCCAGCGCAGGTTACTTCAAGATAGCAATCTTGCTGCACCTTCTTCTGCAAATGCTCTTGTTCCAGCTGCTGTTCCTGTTCCTTCCACTGGAACTGGTTCATTTTCAGCATTCAGTCCCAACAATGCACCTGTACCAGCTGTAAATCCCCCAAGTAGTCCACCGACGGTCCCCAGTACTACCGCCGAAGAAGTTCCAGGAAGAAGGTCCATCAAATGGCTTTATCTCATTGTGGTGCCACTGGTCGCACTTCTTATTGTCATCGCATGTATGCTTTTGCTATGCCGCACCAAGTCAGGGACAACAATAGGTCCATGGAAGACAGGGCTCAGTGGTCAGCTCCAGAAGGCATTTGTAACAG GAGTACCAAAGTTGCAACGCTCTGAGCTGGAAGGTGCATGTGAGTACTTCAGTAACATTGTGGCAACCTATCCACAGTACACTGTCTACAAGGGAACCTTATCAAGTGGTGTTGAGATTGCTGTTGTATCAACCATGATTACCTCAGAAAAAGATTGGTCAAAACATTCGGAAGGGCGATTCAGGAAAAAG ATAGACTCACTCTCGCGAATCAACCATAAGAACTATATCAACCTGCTTGGGTACTGTGAGGAGGAAGAACCTTTCatgaggatgatggtgatggaaTATGCTCCTAATGGAACGCTATATGAACACCTCCATG TCGAGGGATTTGATCCTATTGATTGGAATGGTAGGATGAGGATAATTATGGGAGTAGCATACTGCACCCTACACATGCATGAGCTTAGTCCTCCAATAACACACCCAGAGTTAAAATCAAGTGCTATATTGCTATCTGAGGATGGAGCTGCAAAG ATAGTAGACATGAGCGTTTGGCATGAAGTATATTCCAGAGGAAACATGCCCAAGGATGACGACTTAGTTGATCACCATGAACGAGTAGCTGCGGATCCAGCTGGGAATGTCTACAGTTTTGGTCTACTCATGCTGGAGATCATCTCAGGAAAGCCTCCGTACTCCGAAGAAAAGGGTTCCCTTTCGAACTTG GCTTTGGAGTGCATTAGGGATAACCGGAGCATGTCTTGTTTGCTTGATCCTAACTTGAAGGATCACAAAGAAAAGGACCTAGAAATCATATGTGATTTGGTCCAGGACTGCATCCAAAGCGATCCGAAGAAGAGACCAACCATGAGGGAGGTCACCACTAGATTGCGGGAAGCACTGTCAATTTCGCCTGAGGCTGCGACGCCACGGTTATCTCCACTCTGGTGGGCGGAGCTTGAGATCCTTTCAGTTGAAGCAAGCTAG